A single genomic interval of Nostoc commune NIES-4072 harbors:
- a CDS encoding CHASE3 domain-containing protein translates to MLQITQVAFRRRLIGAIALPIILLLSLSGVSIWQINRLLRAMQWVEHTDQVIAEANGLQKLLLDLETGVRGYQLTSKPEFLEPYQQANSTINTTFDQLADLVSDNPQQSQRLRQIKAEETGSKNSISQAIARKQRGETEPLSAIEVRKQSMDLMRNQITDFIATEEQLRYQRNQTVQQNTGRVIFISIILSLAAGGVLAFYIRRQIAHVSDNYENALKTAQVQTKNVRLSAKSRSSQQRYE, encoded by the coding sequence ATGCTGCAAATTACTCAAGTTGCATTCAGGCGTAGGCTAATCGGCGCGATCGCTCTGCCAATTATCCTGTTATTGTCGTTGTCAGGAGTTTCAATCTGGCAAATTAACCGCCTGCTCAGGGCTATGCAATGGGTTGAGCACACTGACCAAGTAATTGCCGAAGCAAATGGCTTACAAAAACTATTACTGGATCTGGAGACAGGAGTCCGTGGATATCAGCTCACAAGTAAGCCTGAATTTCTTGAACCTTATCAACAAGCTAACTCTACCATTAATACCACTTTTGATCAGTTGGCTGATTTAGTTTCAGATAATCCCCAACAAAGTCAACGCTTAAGGCAAATCAAGGCAGAGGAAACAGGCTCGAAGAACTCTATTTCTCAAGCGATCGCCCGTAAACAAAGAGGTGAAACTGAACCCCTATCAGCAATTGAGGTTCGCAAACAGAGCATGGATCTGATGCGAAATCAAATTACTGATTTTATTGCTACTGAAGAACAGCTACGGTATCAGCGTAACCAAACAGTCCAACAGAATACTGGGCGAGTCATCTTTATTAGCATAATCCTGTCGCTTGCTGCTGGTGGCGTCCTTGCCTTTTATATTCGACGGCAAATTGCACATGTGTCTGACAATTATGAGAATGCTCTCAAAACTGCCCAAGTACAAACTAAAAATGTTCGGCTTTCTGCCAAAAGCCGTTCCTCACAGCAACGATACGAATGA
- a CDS encoding response regulator — translation MTQVLRILIIDDNPGDRALVIRELKREFPQFQPQEVREASGFASAVAAGEFDLVITDYQLGWSTGLEVLYTIKQQYPNCPVIMFTNTGRAIAICEKDIADI, via the coding sequence ATGACGCAAGTACTCCGCATTCTGATAATTGATGACAATCCAGGCGATCGCGCTTTAGTAATCCGAGAACTCAAGAGAGAATTTCCGCAATTTCAACCTCAAGAAGTTCGCGAAGCCTCTGGCTTTGCTAGTGCAGTAGCAGCAGGCGAATTCGATTTGGTTATTACCGACTATCAATTGGGCTGGAGTACTGGACTAGAAGTTTTGTATACAATTAAGCAACAGTATCCAAACTGTCCAGTGATAATGTTTACTAACACAGGTAGAGCGATCGCTATTTGTGAAAAGGATATTGCTGATATTTAG
- a CDS encoding Rieske (2Fe-2S) protein, translated as MTLIFKETTNKDNYTRVAQLKDVQAAGSLLVHKEKHTIVLFYSDNKVYAIDNRCPHMGFPLQGSPCKDGIVTCPWHYARFDIASGGTFDSWADDVPAFPVEIRDGEVWVNLAPPVNPHVHQRQRLEDGLKQSISLVIAKSTIALLDIGVNPAEPFQIGLKFGTSYNKTGWSIGLTIHTCMINLLPYLDEEDKPRALFHGLSAVANDSADAPPLFVVQPLPNSTVDFPTLKSWFCQFIEVRDSEAAQRCLVSAIRSGANLEQVADMLFSSATDHRYLDIGHTLDFINKALEALDVVGWEAAESVLPSLVSGLANASRMEESNSWRYPVDLVAILESAFEQLPTVLSAGVRFVHSK; from the coding sequence ATGACTCTAATATTTAAAGAAACAACCAACAAAGACAATTATACCCGTGTTGCTCAACTTAAAGATGTTCAGGCAGCAGGTAGTTTGTTAGTCCACAAGGAAAAACATACTATTGTTTTGTTTTACTCAGATAATAAAGTTTATGCAATTGATAATCGGTGTCCCCACATGGGTTTTCCCCTACAAGGTAGCCCTTGCAAAGATGGTATTGTTACTTGCCCTTGGCATTATGCCCGCTTTGATATAGCTAGTGGTGGAACCTTCGACTCTTGGGCAGATGATGTTCCGGCATTTCCTGTAGAAATCCGTGATGGTGAAGTTTGGGTGAATTTAGCGCCGCCAGTTAATCCTCATGTCCACCAACGCCAACGTCTTGAAGATGGTTTAAAGCAGAGTATTTCCTTAGTGATTGCCAAATCAACGATCGCACTGTTAGATATAGGAGTAAATCCGGCTGAACCATTTCAAATCGGTCTAAAATTTGGCACTAGTTACAACAAAACAGGTTGGAGTATAGGTTTAACTATCCATACCTGCATGATCAATCTACTACCTTATCTGGATGAAGAAGACAAACCTCGTGCTTTATTCCACGGACTTTCGGCAGTCGCTAATGATAGTGCAGATGCGCCGCCTCTGTTTGTTGTTCAGCCATTGCCTAACTCTACCGTTGATTTTCCGACTCTTAAAAGCTGGTTTTGCCAGTTTATTGAGGTACGGGATAGTGAAGCTGCACAAAGATGTCTGGTATCTGCGATTCGCTCAGGGGCTAATTTAGAGCAAGTTGCAGATATGCTGTTTTCATCCGCTACAGATCATCGTTATCTCGATATTGGGCATACCCTTGATTTTATTAACAAAGCACTGGAAGCACTTGATGTTGTTGGTTGGGAAGCTGCGGAATCTGTTCTACCTAGCTTAGTTTCGGGTTTAGCTAATGCATCCCGAATGGAAGAATCTAATTCTTGGCGCTACCCTGTAGATTTGGTAGCAATATTAGAGTCGGCTTTTGAGCAATTACCCACTGTCTTAAGTGCGGGGGTGCGATTCGTTCACTCGAAATGA
- the ltrA gene encoding group II intron reverse transcriptase/maturase, whose protein sequence is MQKSNTRQIAPKPNKNGFLPLKTNPIRTVLSNESMVEWKHINWRKLERRVFKLQKRIYKASRRGDVKAFRRLQRTLMNSWAAKCLSVRRVTQDNQGKKTAGVDGVKSLSPEARLILVTKIKPKSKVKPTRRVWIPKPGTDEKRPLGIPVMNDRALQALFKLALEPEWEARFEPNSYGFRPGRSCHDAREAIFQAIVQKSKFVLDADIAKCFDRIDHEALLRKLNTSPTIRRQIRAWLKAGVMDGKQLFPTSEGTPQGGVISPLLANIALHGMEERINKAFPEMSQTMRETWYHKKGTKFRSPQVIRYADDFVILHKDITVVQRCREIISEWLIDMGLELKLSKTRLTHTLNKYGSEKPGFNFLGFNIRQWKVGKYHSKQGFKTIITPSKEKQKIHYDRIASIIDDHKAAPQMALISRLNPVITGWSNYYSTSVSKVIFADLDNLMYPKLKAWAQHRHPKKSRGWVTKKYWQTIGGDNWVFATRQEGKNPLRLRSHAETKIIRHVKVKGEASPYDGNLIYWSSRMGEHPETTTRVATLLKKQKGKCTHCRMYFREEDVLEIDHKIPKSLGGKDDYKNLQILHRHCHDEKTTVDGSVVKYA, encoded by the coding sequence ATGCAAAAGTCTAATACACGACAAATTGCTCCTAAACCTAACAAAAACGGTTTTCTTCCCCTGAAGACTAACCCAATTAGAACGGTTTTGAGTAATGAATCGATGGTGGAATGGAAACACATCAACTGGCGTAAGTTGGAAAGACGTGTTTTTAAGTTGCAAAAACGAATTTACAAAGCATCTCGTCGTGGTGATGTCAAAGCATTTCGCAGACTCCAGAGGACGTTGATGAATTCCTGGGCAGCAAAGTGTCTATCGGTTCGTCGGGTTACACAAGATAACCAGGGCAAAAAGACAGCAGGGGTGGACGGTGTTAAATCACTATCCCCAGAAGCTCGTTTGATACTGGTTACAAAAATAAAACCTAAGTCAAAGGTGAAACCGACACGACGGGTTTGGATTCCCAAACCAGGAACGGATGAGAAACGACCTTTGGGTATTCCCGTAATGAACGACCGAGCCTTGCAAGCGCTGTTCAAACTGGCATTAGAGCCGGAATGGGAAGCACGATTTGAGCCTAACTCATACGGGTTCAGACCTGGGCGCTCATGTCATGATGCAAGAGAGGCAATATTCCAAGCAATTGTGCAGAAAAGTAAATTTGTGCTTGATGCCGACATTGCAAAATGCTTCGACCGCATCGACCATGAAGCACTGCTAAGAAAATTAAATACATCTCCCACCATCCGCCGACAAATTCGAGCATGGTTAAAAGCGGGGGTAATGGATGGTAAGCAGTTGTTTCCAACATCTGAGGGTACGCCACAGGGTGGGGTAATCTCTCCGCTACTAGCTAACATCGCCCTTCACGGGATGGAAGAACGGATAAATAAGGCATTCCCAGAAATGTCTCAAACCATGAGGGAAACTTGGTATCACAAAAAAGGTACAAAGTTCAGAAGCCCTCAAGTTATCCGATATGCCGATGACTTTGTGATTCTCCACAAAGACATAACCGTTGTCCAAAGATGCAGGGAGATAATCTCTGAATGGTTAATAGACATGGGTCTGGAATTGAAGCTTTCTAAAACACGTCTAACCCACACTTTAAATAAGTATGGGTCAGAAAAACCAGGTTTTAACTTCCTTGGTTTTAACATAAGACAGTGGAAAGTGGGTAAATACCACTCAAAACAAGGCTTCAAGACAATCATCACCCCAAGCAAGGAAAAGCAAAAGATACATTACGACCGAATAGCAAGTATCATCGATGACCATAAAGCAGCGCCACAAATGGCGTTAATCAGCCGACTAAATCCGGTAATAACAGGATGGTCTAACTACTATTCAACATCAGTAAGCAAGGTTATCTTTGCTGACCTAGATAATCTCATGTATCCAAAGCTAAAGGCTTGGGCGCAACACCGCCACCCCAAGAAATCCAGGGGATGGGTAACAAAGAAATATTGGCAAACCATAGGTGGTGATAATTGGGTATTCGCAACCAGGCAAGAGGGTAAAAACCCGTTGCGGTTACGGTCACACGCGGAAACAAAAATTATTCGGCATGTGAAAGTTAAAGGCGAAGCTAGTCCTTATGATGGCAACCTAATTTACTGGAGTTCAAGAATGGGAGAACACCCAGAAACGACTACGAGAGTAGCAACACTCTTAAAGAAACAAAAAGGGAAGTGTACCCACTGCCGAATGTACTTTCGAGAGGAAGATGTACTGGAGATTGACCACAAAATCCCCAAAAGTTTGGGAGGTAAAGACGATTATAAAAATCTCCAGATATTACACAGACACTGCCACGATGAAAAGACAACTGTAGATGGTTCAGTTGTGAAGTACGCATGA
- a CDS encoding damage-control phosphatase ARMT1 family protein — protein MVNSYKVPKLPLPPSLLGSEIGSFTEFTVTQRMPAIARRVIVENNFSPDINTRLERLATELPTGYLQPLLNDTGADFPAWDTYLEPYKGQRWIDVPWFFVETYFYRLILKITHYFRPGIWQAIDPFQLQKSQGLEASLDSTILLCTQVNKWLEDSEIDAPANQTALIALLYFALWGNRVDLSLWSAFEDDRSRFDIQNQLAHILVNDASQVSELLTLCQKGRIDFVLDNAGFELVCDLCLVDFLLSSNLANEVHLHLKPHPTFVSDAMIKDVHDTISFLAATGDQQVTSFAQRLERHITSRRLVLSEDYFWTSPLAFWEMPNSLKNELTNASLIIVKGDANYRRLLGDRHWDITTSFADIVCYLPVPTVALRTLKSEVAVGLESEVVEKVAKSDHSWLTNGQWGVIQFVA, from the coding sequence GTGGTCAATTCATATAAAGTGCCAAAATTACCACTACCTCCGTCACTTTTAGGTTCAGAAATCGGTTCTTTTACTGAGTTTACAGTCACTCAAAGAATGCCTGCGATCGCTCGTCGAGTTATCGTGGAAAATAATTTTTCACCCGACATTAATACAAGATTAGAAAGGCTTGCTACAGAACTGCCCACAGGATATTTACAACCTCTATTGAATGATACAGGTGCAGATTTTCCAGCTTGGGATACATATCTAGAACCTTACAAAGGTCAGCGTTGGATAGATGTTCCTTGGTTTTTTGTAGAAACTTATTTTTATCGGTTAATTCTAAAAATTACTCATTACTTTCGCCCTGGTATATGGCAAGCTATTGATCCATTCCAATTGCAAAAATCTCAGGGGTTAGAAGCGTCTCTTGACTCGACTATTCTTCTATGTACTCAGGTTAATAAATGGCTGGAAGATTCTGAAATTGATGCCCCAGCAAATCAAACAGCTTTAATTGCACTCTTATATTTCGCTTTATGGGGAAATCGAGTTGACTTAAGTTTATGGTCAGCATTTGAGGACGACCGGAGCCGTTTTGATATTCAAAATCAACTAGCTCACATTTTAGTGAATGATGCCTCCCAAGTTAGTGAATTATTAACTCTTTGTCAAAAAGGTCGTATTGATTTTGTCTTAGACAATGCTGGTTTTGAACTTGTCTGTGACTTATGCTTAGTAGATTTTTTATTAAGTAGCAATTTAGCTAATGAAGTTCACCTGCATCTGAAACCCCATCCTACTTTCGTTTCTGATGCCATGATTAAGGATGTACATGACACAATAAGTTTTTTAGCCGCTACTGGCGATCAACAAGTGACATCTTTCGCTCAAAGATTGGAGAGGCATATTACATCAAGGCGTTTAGTGTTGTCTGAAGATTACTTTTGGACATCACCTTTAGCATTTTGGGAAATGCCCAACTCTCTCAAGAATGAGTTAACTAATGCCAGTTTAATTATAGTCAAAGGAGATGCGAATTATCGCCGATTATTAGGCGATCGCCATTGGGATATTACTACCAGCTTTGCAGATATAGTCTGCTATTTACCTGTACCAACAGTAGCATTACGCACCCTGAAGTCGGAAGTAGCAGTAGGTTTAGAATCTGAGGTTGTTGAGAAAGTAGCAAAATCTGACCATTCTTGGTTGACCAATGGACAATGGGGTGTGATTCAGTTCGTGGCTTAA
- a CDS encoding SDR family NAD(P)-dependent oxidoreductase, translating to MAGKLTDKVAIVTGASSGIGEATALALASVGATVVIAARRSDRLLALEARITSTGGKVLSITADVSDEAQVEALVNKTQAKFGRVDILINNAGVMLLGLIDGANTEDWRRMINLNVLGLMYATHKVLPLMKAQGTGHIVNISSVAGRVANAGSGVYNASKWAVGAFSEALRKEVYQNNIRVTIIEPGLVATELAQHITDSTAKEQAKNFYGSVKNLESEDIANAIVYAVTQPEHVNVNEILIRPTEQER from the coding sequence ATGGCTGGTAAGTTAACTGACAAAGTGGCAATTGTAACAGGGGCATCGTCTGGTATTGGCGAGGCGACAGCACTAGCGCTGGCATCAGTTGGGGCTACGGTAGTGATTGCTGCCCGTCGAAGCGATCGCCTACTTGCCCTAGAAGCCCGTATTACTAGCACTGGTGGAAAAGTCTTATCCATTACTGCTGATGTTTCAGATGAGGCGCAGGTAGAAGCATTGGTAAACAAAACTCAGGCAAAATTTGGCAGAGTTGATATTCTGATCAATAATGCAGGGGTAATGCTGTTAGGTCTGATTGACGGTGCAAATACAGAAGACTGGCGACGCATGATCAATCTCAACGTATTGGGATTGATGTATGCCACTCACAAAGTTTTACCCTTGATGAAGGCACAAGGTACTGGGCACATCGTCAACATTTCCTCGGTAGCAGGTCGAGTTGCAAACGCCGGAAGCGGTGTCTACAACGCCAGCAAATGGGCGGTTGGTGCGTTTAGTGAAGCACTTCGCAAAGAGGTCTATCAAAACAACATCCGTGTCACGATTATCGAGCCAGGGTTGGTAGCAACAGAGCTAGCACAGCACATTACAGATTCCACTGCAAAAGAGCAGGCGAAAAACTTTTACGGTTCGGTCAAAAATCTGGAGAGTGAAGACATTGCCAATGCGATCGTCTATGCCGTCACACAACCAGAACACGTTAACGTCAACGAAATCTTGATCCGCCCGACTGAACAAGAACGGTAA
- a CDS encoding cytochrome P450 yields the protein MKHLSDYNFFDPEVLVCPYEFYKLAQEQAPIMELPSPRTEAKLFLVTRYDLVIEILKDTRVFSSNFSTLLAGKEEQDDELQKILDQGWPQMNTLLTADPPEHERFRSLVNKAFTSARINKMRDLIEQIVDELIDSFIAQRKCEFVSEFAVPLPLKVIAQQLGVPQTHLPKLKQWSDAFIARLGNTLSREQQIECAEDVVAFQHYFRDVIESRQKQPQDDLITDLVQAKVDGERSLDTAELLSIIQQILVAGNETVTNALAGGMLLLTNNKEQMKLVQTDISLLENFVEEVLRMESPTAGMWRVVTQDTKLRDVELKAGSLVMIRFDAANRDSIKFIEGQHFNVRRHNASNHLAFGHGIHFCLGAMLARKEMQIAYQRLLLRLKDIRLAQEGYQYLPNVLMRTLKHLYIEFDKVA from the coding sequence ATGAAGCATCTGTCAGATTACAACTTCTTTGACCCAGAAGTGCTTGTATGCCCTTATGAATTCTACAAGCTAGCACAAGAGCAAGCACCAATTATGGAGCTACCAAGTCCCAGAACGGAAGCAAAACTGTTTCTTGTTACTCGCTATGACTTAGTGATCGAAATTCTTAAGGATACCAGAGTATTCTCTAGCAATTTTTCTACTTTACTGGCTGGCAAAGAAGAACAGGATGATGAGTTGCAGAAAATTTTGGATCAAGGCTGGCCTCAGATGAACACCCTACTCACGGCAGATCCACCAGAACACGAGCGATTTCGCTCGTTGGTAAACAAGGCATTCACTTCGGCGCGTATCAATAAAATGCGTGACTTGATTGAGCAGATTGTTGATGAACTCATTGACAGTTTTATTGCTCAGAGGAAGTGTGAATTCGTCAGTGAGTTTGCCGTACCTTTACCGCTCAAAGTTATTGCTCAACAGTTAGGTGTGCCGCAAACACATCTGCCGAAGTTGAAGCAATGGTCTGATGCTTTTATTGCGCGTTTAGGTAACACACTTTCTAGAGAGCAGCAGATCGAGTGTGCTGAAGATGTTGTCGCTTTTCAGCATTATTTTCGTGATGTCATAGAGTCACGCCAAAAACAGCCTCAAGATGATTTGATTACTGACTTAGTACAGGCAAAAGTGGATGGAGAGCGATCGCTCGATACTGCTGAACTGCTGAGTATAATTCAGCAAATATTAGTAGCAGGCAATGAGACTGTCACTAATGCGCTTGCAGGTGGGATGTTGTTGCTGACAAACAATAAAGAGCAGATGAAGTTGGTACAAACAGATATTTCCCTGTTAGAAAACTTTGTTGAAGAAGTTTTACGAATGGAAAGTCCGACAGCAGGAATGTGGCGAGTTGTGACGCAAGATACAAAACTAAGAGACGTTGAGCTCAAAGCTGGGTCTTTAGTTATGATCCGCTTCGATGCTGCTAACCGCGACTCTATAAAATTTATTGAGGGTCAACATTTCAATGTGCGTCGCCATAATGCCAGCAACCACCTAGCTTTTGGTCATGGCATTCATTTTTGTTTGGGCGCTATGCTTGCTCGTAAGGAAATGCAGATCGCATATCAGCGTTTGCTATTACGGCTGAAAGACATTCGCTTGGCACAAGAAGGATACCAATACTTACCCAACGTACTCATGCGGACACTGAAGCACCTCTATATTGAGTTCGATAAGGTAGCATGA
- a CDS encoding NAD(P)/FAD-dependent oxidoreductase — protein sequence MEPGLEDVSNCDVLVVGGGPAGCATAISCAQLGLKVVLIESKPFPRTHPGETLHPGVEPLLKQLGVLEPVLAAGFLRHKGNWVQWSAENEFVPFGEDDSGAWFGFQAWRADFDTILLNRARALGVKVIQPCHASRLVMDGCRVIGVETSLGTFRTAKIIDAGGGHHWLAQQLGLEISYHSPRLIAYYGYVTGECPTRDHAPAIAADSSGWTWTAKVRTQLYQWTRLSFVEQKIAKDWLPNEFLGLKIYQAMRAANVTWRIVSQPAGYGYFLVGDAAMVLDPTSSHGVLKAIMSGIWVSHAIVSELLGNLPEQQAIDHYCLWIHNWFQHDVKNLSSLIAKLPNPPVWI from the coding sequence ATGGAACCTGGTCTAGAAGACGTGTCTAATTGTGATGTGCTTGTAGTTGGGGGTGGCCCGGCAGGTTGTGCTACTGCTATTAGCTGCGCCCAACTAGGGCTAAAAGTTGTCCTAATTGAGTCGAAGCCATTTCCTCGTACACACCCTGGTGAAACATTACACCCTGGTGTTGAACCACTACTTAAGCAGTTAGGAGTACTTGAGCCAGTATTAGCAGCTGGCTTTCTTCGCCACAAGGGAAACTGGGTGCAGTGGTCAGCCGAGAACGAGTTTGTCCCCTTTGGCGAAGATGATTCGGGAGCATGGTTCGGATTTCAAGCCTGGAGAGCCGATTTTGATACAATTTTGCTCAATCGGGCAAGAGCGCTCGGTGTTAAAGTTATACAACCTTGCCACGCTTCCCGTTTAGTGATGGATGGGTGCAGAGTAATTGGTGTTGAGACATCCCTTGGAACTTTTCGGACAGCTAAAATCATTGATGCTGGCGGAGGTCATCATTGGCTGGCTCAACAATTAGGCTTAGAAATCTCTTATCACTCCCCGCGTTTGATTGCCTATTATGGTTATGTAACAGGAGAATGCCCAACGCGAGATCATGCCCCAGCGATCGCTGCTGATTCTTCTGGTTGGACGTGGACTGCAAAAGTGCGAACGCAACTTTATCAATGGACGCGCTTATCATTTGTGGAGCAGAAAATTGCCAAAGACTGGCTACCCAATGAATTCCTTGGGTTAAAGATTTATCAAGCAATGCGGGCCGCTAATGTCACCTGGCGAATCGTTTCACAACCAGCTGGATATGGTTACTTTCTGGTTGGGGATGCAGCAATGGTACTTGACCCGACATCTAGTCATGGCGTTCTCAAAGCAATTATGTCTGGTATTTGGGTTAGCCATGCGATCGTATCAGAACTTTTAGGTAATCTTCCAGAACAACAAGCTATTGACCATTACTGTTTATGGATTCATAACTGGTTTCAACACGATGTGAAAAACTTAAGTAGCCTAATTGCTAAGTTGCCTAATCCTCCCGTTTGGATCTAA